A single genomic interval of Chitinophaga sp. 180180018-3 harbors:
- a CDS encoding Gfo/Idh/MocA family oxidoreductase: protein MERRTFIRNAAVAGAGALAAQGTPALGRTLRRERKVKVGIIGVGQRGRDYLALCLRRSDMQITAVCDPDTKWAIPASRKMIADAYGSNHKVKEYTAGEYDYVRMLQQEDMDAVIIATPWQWHVPQAVAAMKAGKTPAVEVCGAADIRECWALVDTSEETGIPVFAMENVCYSRNIMAVLNMVRQGLFGEITHLQGGYQHDLRSVKFNDGEHLKGHGVEFGENAISEARWRTIHSVHRNGDLYPTHGLGPVANIININRGNRLLSLTSVATKSRGLHKYIVDNGGPGHPNAKVKFNLGDIVTTLIRTTNGETILLSHDTNSPRPYSLNFRVQGTQGIWMDDMQAIYIEGQSKTSDAWENAASWLEKYDHPVWKKYGNDAAGAGHGGIDWFTMNAFINCIRQRAPYPLDVYDLAAWYAITPLSEASVAEGGAVQFIPDFTRGQWQFRKPLFGLSQEY from the coding sequence ATGGAAAGACGGACATTTATACGAAATGCAGCCGTTGCAGGCGCCGGCGCGCTCGCAGCACAGGGCACGCCAGCGTTGGGGCGTACGCTGCGCAGGGAGCGTAAAGTAAAGGTGGGAATCATTGGAGTAGGACAGCGGGGAAGGGATTATCTCGCGCTCTGCCTGCGCCGCAGCGATATGCAGATTACGGCAGTTTGCGACCCCGATACGAAATGGGCCATTCCCGCCAGCCGTAAAATGATCGCCGATGCATATGGTAGCAACCATAAAGTAAAGGAATACACGGCAGGAGAATATGATTATGTTCGTATGCTGCAGCAGGAAGATATGGATGCTGTGATTATTGCAACGCCCTGGCAATGGCATGTACCCCAGGCAGTGGCGGCTATGAAGGCCGGGAAAACGCCGGCGGTGGAAGTATGCGGGGCTGCGGATATCAGGGAGTGCTGGGCGTTGGTAGATACCAGTGAAGAAACAGGAATACCCGTATTTGCAATGGAGAATGTTTGTTACAGCCGCAATATTATGGCGGTGTTGAATATGGTGCGCCAGGGATTGTTTGGAGAAATCACACATTTGCAGGGAGGCTACCAGCATGATCTGCGGTCGGTAAAGTTCAATGATGGCGAGCATTTAAAAGGGCATGGTGTGGAATTTGGCGAAAACGCCATCTCCGAAGCCCGCTGGCGTACTATCCACTCCGTTCACCGGAATGGAGACCTGTACCCAACCCACGGACTGGGTCCGGTTGCCAATATCATCAACATTAACCGCGGAAACCGGCTGCTGTCGCTGACATCTGTTGCAACCAAGTCGAGAGGTCTGCATAAATATATAGTAGACAATGGCGGGCCGGGTCATCCCAATGCGAAAGTGAAGTTCAACCTGGGAGATATTGTTACCACGCTGATACGCACGACCAACGGGGAAACCATCCTGCTGTCGCACGATACCAATTCTCCCCGCCCTTATTCACTCAATTTCCGGGTGCAGGGCACGCAGGGAATATGGATGGATGATATGCAGGCGATATACATTGAAGGGCAGAGTAAAACCAGCGATGCATGGGAGAACGCCGCGAGCTGGCTGGAGAAATACGATCACCCCGTTTGGAAAAAATACGGGAATGATGCAGCCGGAGCAGGGCATGGAGGCATTGACTGGTTTACCATGAACGCATTCATCAACTGCATCAGGCAGCGTGCGCCATACCCGCTTGACGTATATGATCTTGCTGCGTGGTACGCCATTACACCGCTGTCGGAAGCTTCTGTTGCAGAAGGAGGAGCAGTACAGTTCATACCTGATTTTACGCGCGGCCAGTGGCAGTTCAGGAAACCGCTTTTCGGGTTGAGCCAGGAGTATTGA
- a CDS encoding beta-galactosidase, whose product MMNSFFIRYIPLLLLLIRPLCPVVAQSTGYNVAGVRPLQGVPSLFINGQAYPPFFYMSYLGEEQYYREAAATGIHLYSLPCYLGDRGINTESGIGPFRKPLWTGVNQYDFSAIREDFEKLLLADPAAKVIVRLHLDPPLWWENAHPDADCRLPDGSTFRQCFASEKWKQETGRVLKDVTEWLLSSRYAAQLIGIHVAAGGTEEWVYHYHQYFYDENPTRTQAFRRWLQRRYAGSNAALRKAWGQTNVSFQTAQPADISGKNSHPAWRKQGDEEDVVDTYRFHAETLADDIAYFCKIVKETSHRRLLTGAFYGYHYFITDPRKGHGALAKLLRCPDLDYLSSPNAYNRVMGEDWPPMAAVQSIQLHGKLWLAENDTRTSITTLLKDRAPDVNPPGKRYDGGVWLGPPDMDASVALLKKNLGRMLTGSYGGWWFDMWGGWFSDPRLLEVFEQEQALWEKYRPAAAPEMNAQVCVIADGEFCFRDASNGQLAAQVLGNSSPLGKTGAPYDLFLREDMEKLPGNRYKVIWLLGTSALTPREKAFIKKRRAAGALILQTDGAGTWVDGPQEPRKYLEGKLRWDAAVLRQYWKQAGVHIYLDTDEVIYAGHQWITLHTIQGGSRTVRFPYKAKVIEPLTNRVLETGTDSLRIELPASSTTILRVMPAGK is encoded by the coding sequence ATGATGAATAGTTTTTTTATACGATACATTCCGCTGTTGCTGCTGCTTATCCGGCCGTTATGCCCGGTAGTGGCGCAATCTACCGGGTACAACGTTGCTGGCGTACGGCCATTGCAGGGCGTGCCTTCTCTTTTTATTAACGGGCAGGCATATCCGCCGTTTTTTTACATGTCGTACCTGGGAGAAGAACAGTATTACAGGGAAGCGGCTGCTACGGGCATTCATCTGTACAGCCTTCCCTGTTACCTGGGAGATCGCGGCATTAACACGGAATCGGGTATAGGGCCCTTCCGGAAACCACTCTGGACAGGTGTGAACCAATACGACTTTTCAGCGATCAGGGAGGACTTTGAAAAGCTGCTGCTCGCGGACCCTGCCGCAAAGGTGATTGTACGTCTGCACCTTGATCCGCCGTTGTGGTGGGAGAACGCCCATCCCGATGCCGACTGCCGCTTGCCCGATGGCAGCACGTTTCGTCAATGCTTTGCATCGGAGAAGTGGAAACAGGAAACCGGCCGCGTGTTGAAAGATGTGACGGAATGGCTGCTGTCTTCCCGCTATGCCGCGCAGTTGATAGGCATTCATGTTGCGGCCGGAGGTACGGAAGAGTGGGTATATCACTATCATCAGTATTTCTATGATGAGAACCCTACCAGGACGCAAGCCTTCCGGAGGTGGCTGCAGCGCAGGTATGCAGGCAGCAATGCCGCACTGCGCAAGGCGTGGGGGCAGACAAACGTTTCTTTTCAAACGGCGCAGCCGGCAGACATCAGTGGAAAGAACAGCCATCCTGCCTGGCGCAAACAGGGAGATGAAGAGGATGTGGTAGACACCTATCGTTTTCACGCGGAAACCCTGGCGGATGATATCGCTTATTTTTGCAAGATTGTTAAGGAAACCAGCCATCGCCGCCTGCTTACGGGCGCTTTCTACGGATATCATTACTTTATTACCGATCCCAGGAAGGGGCATGGAGCGCTCGCGAAACTGCTGCGTTGCCCGGATCTGGACTATCTTTCAAGTCCCAATGCCTACAACCGGGTAATGGGTGAAGACTGGCCGCCGATGGCTGCGGTACAAAGTATACAGCTGCATGGAAAGCTGTGGCTGGCGGAGAACGATACCCGCACTTCCATTACCACATTGCTTAAAGACCGCGCTCCCGATGTTAACCCGCCGGGAAAGCGGTATGATGGCGGTGTGTGGCTGGGACCGCCGGATATGGATGCCTCAGTGGCGCTGCTGAAGAAGAACCTGGGGCGCATGCTCACAGGCAGTTATGGGGGGTGGTGGTTTGATATGTGGGGTGGCTGGTTCAGCGATCCCCGTTTGCTGGAAGTATTTGAGCAGGAGCAGGCCTTATGGGAAAAATATCGGCCGGCAGCGGCCCCGGAAATGAATGCACAGGTGTGCGTAATTGCCGACGGGGAGTTTTGTTTCCGCGACGCTTCCAACGGCCAGCTGGCGGCGCAGGTGCTGGGTAATTCTTCCCCACTCGGAAAAACAGGAGCGCCCTATGATCTTTTTTTGAGAGAGGACATGGAAAAATTGCCGGGCAACAGGTATAAGGTAATATGGCTACTGGGGACGTCGGCGCTTACGCCCCGTGAAAAAGCATTCATAAAAAAAAGGCGCGCTGCCGGCGCCCTGATATTGCAGACGGATGGCGCCGGCACATGGGTTGACGGACCGCAGGAACCGCGTAAATACCTGGAAGGCAAATTGCGCTGGGATGCCGCTGTGCTGCGGCAATACTGGAAACAGGCAGGCGTGCATATTTATCTCGATACAGATGAAGTAATTTATGCGGGACATCAATGGATTACGCTGCATACCATACAGGGTGGCAGCCGGACGGTCCGTTTCCCTTACAAGGCGAAAGTAATTGAACCGCTGACAAACCGGGTACTGGAAACGGGCACGGATAGTCTCCGGATAGAACTACCTGCATCGTCAACAACAATTTTGCGAGTAATGCCCGCGGGAAAATAA
- a CDS encoding PDDEXK nuclease domain-containing protein: MKIQLPKTYIHTLESLKQTIQKARLKAVLTANVQLLATYWEIGNAISQQEQNQGWGSKVVEQLAKDLSIAFPDFKGLSPRNLRYMRNFAIAWPELSILSNHDPEGSMNSILQQAAAKLPWFHICTLLDKVKNQQERNFYAEQAIGNGWSRNILVHQIESGLFNRQDKVQNNFADTLPAVQSELANELFKDPYKFDFFNLTNEARERDLENALVDHIMKFMLEMGRGFSFVGKQTLINAGEKDYYIDLLLYHLKLHCYVAIELKIGEFKPEYAGKMNFYLSTIDNNYKHLRILLPLDLFCARTRIG, encoded by the coding sequence ATGAAAATTCAACTTCCCAAAACATATATTCATACACTTGAATCATTAAAGCAAACCATACAAAAAGCCAGATTGAAGGCTGTTCTAACCGCCAATGTGCAACTATTGGCAACCTATTGGGAAATAGGTAATGCTATATCGCAGCAAGAGCAGAATCAAGGATGGGGATCTAAAGTGGTAGAACAGTTGGCCAAGGATTTGAGCATAGCATTCCCTGACTTTAAGGGTCTTTCTCCCAGGAATCTTCGCTATATGAGAAACTTTGCGATAGCATGGCCGGAACTGTCAATTTTGAGCAACCACGATCCGGAAGGGAGCATGAATTCAATTTTGCAGCAGGCTGCTGCAAAATTACCATGGTTTCATATCTGTACACTTCTCGATAAAGTGAAAAATCAGCAGGAACGGAATTTCTACGCCGAACAGGCTATAGGAAATGGCTGGAGCAGAAACATTTTGGTACATCAGATTGAGTCAGGATTATTTAACAGGCAAGACAAAGTACAAAATAATTTTGCGGATACATTACCTGCGGTCCAAAGCGAACTCGCAAATGAGCTATTTAAAGATCCCTATAAATTTGATTTCTTCAATCTTACTAATGAGGCCAGAGAAAGAGACCTGGAAAATGCCCTAGTGGATCATATTATGAAATTTATGCTCGAAATGGGCCGGGGATTCTCATTTGTAGGTAAACAAACATTGATAAATGCAGGAGAGAAAGACTATTACATCGACCTATTGCTTTATCATTTAAAGCTACACTGCTATGTTGCTATTGAACTGAAAATTGGTGAGTTTAAGCCCGAATATGCGGGAAAAATGAATTTCTACCTCTCAACAATAGATAATAACTATAAACATCTCAGGATACTTCTTCCATTGGACTTATTCTGTGCAAGAACAAGGATCGGGTAA
- a CDS encoding ImmA/IrrE family metallo-endopeptidase: MKVVKQDVAEGFDGLQTFVNGSIPVVAYNVRKASKLDRILFTLLHELAHLLLKFGDIAEREKENLCHQFSGAMLLPEETIKAELGAHRRKLSTLELGNIKKQYGISM, from the coding sequence ATTAAAGTTGTGAAACAGGATGTAGCCGAAGGTTTCGACGGATTACAAACTTTCGTTAATGGGAGCATTCCAGTTGTTGCATACAATGTAAGGAAAGCAAGCAAGCTTGATAGAATACTATTTACTTTACTTCACGAACTTGCTCACTTATTATTAAAATTTGGAGATATAGCTGAAAGAGAAAAGGAAAACTTATGTCATCAGTTTTCAGGAGCAATGTTACTGCCTGAAGAAACTATCAAAGCAGAATTAGGGGCACATCGTAGAAAGCTTTCTACTTTAGAATTGGGTAATATCAAGAAACAATATGGTATCTCAATGTAA
- a CDS encoding PDDEXK nuclease domain-containing protein, with translation MGLILCKNKDRVTVEYALKDVNKPMGVAEYQLSHLIPKDLQSQLPSIEDLEKELKKEVSYAKSNQKKREHLEMLVSKLSPQIFKKEKSLPVIKEIWKEVTYKLKPALEKVLEPEKELFEYIGVIRCIDGDNAEGMILYRDLKLYNKEIGLHVIMETFKNAGSKAFSISKVLRIKLKESSYTLSYNSATWLTKQYHESFTEEELAAISARLLNLTLAEINKKLKQIVG, from the coding sequence ATTGGACTTATTCTGTGCAAGAACAAGGATCGGGTAACTGTTGAATACGCCTTGAAAGATGTAAACAAGCCAATGGGCGTAGCCGAGTACCAGCTCAGCCATCTAATACCTAAAGACCTCCAGAGCCAGTTACCTTCAATAGAAGATTTAGAAAAAGAGCTAAAGAAAGAAGTCTCTTATGCAAAATCGAATCAGAAGAAAAGAGAGCACCTGGAAATGCTAGTGTCCAAACTGTCACCTCAAATATTTAAAAAGGAGAAATCATTGCCTGTTATTAAAGAGATATGGAAAGAAGTTACATACAAATTAAAACCTGCATTAGAAAAAGTGCTCGAGCCCGAAAAAGAACTATTTGAATACATTGGCGTAATCAGATGTATTGATGGCGATAATGCAGAAGGTATGATTCTGTATAGGGATCTAAAGCTTTACAACAAGGAAATAGGGTTACATGTAATAATGGAGACTTTTAAAAATGCGGGATCAAAAGCATTTTCCATCTCAAAAGTCCTACGAATAAAATTGAAAGAATCCTCCTATACACTATCGTATAATTCGGCAACCTGGCTCACCAAACAATATCACGAGAGTTTCACAGAAGAAGAATTAGCGGCGATTAGTGCAAGATTATTAAATCTCACTCTGGCTGAAATCAATAAGAAATTAAAGCAAATAGTTGGCTGA
- a CDS encoding FG-GAP-like repeat-containing protein produces MTTPIKRSMTLASVCVAGLLACCTGLYAQRNAGIFYSTLFAKTKPYNRISGLGKQAAGFFLKDINGDGKDDALAYYSTGDWYGALSNGAAFVNPRKYLVYTSGTATPIGSYHALMGDVNGDGKTDAVYFDPGFGGWHVALANDTGFLAPVLWSNGNGVGAAGQLLADVNGDGKEDAIIYFQSGGLAGSWYVGLSTGTGFGSFSSWTGSFGATADQCMAADVNGDGKADAVCFKKSDGSWQVALSGGSSFAAGSTWKTGFGTGKEKGFVYDVDRDGKADIVYYDSGEWWVSYSSGSGFGAYHHRWVAGNRPAVPKGNIPAPDATLLGDMSDTATVACAVSLGNWLCLDNNNKGATADAVQTDTWYAWGNDYQPQVPGHPGTYDSGDSTINDIQLRMIHDAGFTYIMFDITNGPNAWVDNRALQFAARIVRWNSQLQPGQHKMYFCVAMGGSGGLTGAAAATVVESESKRAWDNFYIPYQDCYYKQDGKPLLIHFVWWPANSDDIKGYAAANPGAMTYFGQCTVRWMYNEIKNDTAYKNAYGWPILNKFGNPVGNEVMDVMPGFWNGAFGTGREQGELYRSQWLRVLQYTPQSVWLNSFNETWEHTSVEPAWIPPDSTIDNPSLISAWTDYYGTRMDDFYWVMTKQYTRLYMYGQLFENSYIQEYGNPDVYKVTAAGTFQYQGAMPHLAPVLLVPAGFRSAFAGSIINDSLQTVSLLFNSSAMKQTVAGTAVIYPNPVTNGQLFIRYNGRPGAEAVLYNQLGIATIRKKLYGQVTELNMQQLPPGSYYLCLYERNRRHTYKVLVAASPDGRASY; encoded by the coding sequence ATGACTACTCCTATAAAACGCAGTATGACGCTTGCCAGTGTTTGCGTGGCAGGCCTCCTTGCATGCTGTACCGGGCTGTATGCGCAAAGAAATGCAGGCATCTTCTATTCCACATTGTTTGCAAAAACAAAACCTTATAACCGTATATCGGGTTTGGGAAAACAGGCGGCCGGCTTTTTTCTGAAAGATATCAACGGTGATGGCAAAGACGATGCGCTTGCCTACTATTCTACAGGCGACTGGTACGGAGCGCTTTCCAACGGCGCCGCTTTTGTAAATCCGCGCAAGTACCTGGTTTACACATCCGGCACTGCCACGCCTATCGGCAGCTATCACGCGCTGATGGGAGATGTGAACGGAGACGGAAAAACAGACGCGGTTTATTTTGATCCCGGTTTTGGCGGCTGGCATGTGGCGCTGGCCAATGATACAGGTTTTCTGGCGCCGGTGCTATGGAGTAACGGTAACGGGGTAGGTGCCGCCGGACAGCTGCTGGCCGATGTGAACGGAGATGGGAAGGAAGATGCCATTATCTATTTCCAGTCCGGCGGACTGGCGGGCAGTTGGTATGTAGGACTATCAACCGGTACCGGTTTTGGTTCTTTTTCATCATGGACCGGGAGTTTCGGCGCTACTGCTGATCAATGCATGGCGGCAGATGTAAATGGCGATGGCAAGGCGGATGCTGTTTGTTTTAAGAAGAGCGATGGCAGTTGGCAGGTAGCGCTTTCCGGAGGCAGCAGCTTTGCTGCCGGCAGCACCTGGAAAACAGGGTTTGGCACAGGCAAGGAAAAAGGTTTTGTGTATGATGTGGACCGCGACGGCAAGGCGGATATTGTTTATTACGACAGCGGGGAATGGTGGGTCAGTTATTCTTCCGGCAGCGGCTTCGGCGCTTATCATCACCGCTGGGTGGCAGGTAACAGGCCTGCTGTTCCCAAGGGAAATATTCCCGCGCCCGACGCTACATTGCTGGGCGATATGTCGGATACTGCCACAGTTGCCTGCGCAGTATCACTTGGCAACTGGCTTTGCCTGGATAACAATAATAAGGGCGCAACCGCAGACGCCGTGCAAACAGATACATGGTATGCCTGGGGAAACGACTACCAGCCGCAGGTACCGGGGCATCCTGGTACGTACGACTCCGGTGACAGCACCATTAATGATATTCAGCTCCGCATGATCCATGATGCCGGTTTTACCTATATCATGTTCGATATCACTAACGGCCCCAATGCCTGGGTTGATAACAGGGCGCTGCAATTTGCAGCGCGTATTGTGCGATGGAACAGCCAGCTGCAGCCTGGGCAGCATAAAATGTACTTCTGCGTGGCAATGGGAGGAAGCGGAGGGCTTACCGGCGCCGCTGCCGCCACCGTTGTGGAATCGGAGTCTAAAAGAGCCTGGGATAATTTTTATATTCCTTACCAGGATTGTTATTACAAGCAGGATGGGAAACCACTGCTCATTCATTTTGTATGGTGGCCGGCAAACAGCGATGACATAAAGGGCTATGCCGCGGCCAATCCCGGTGCAATGACCTATTTCGGACAGTGTACTGTACGCTGGATGTATAATGAGATAAAGAATGACACTGCGTATAAGAATGCTTACGGCTGGCCGATACTGAACAAATTCGGCAATCCGGTAGGAAATGAAGTAATGGATGTGATGCCCGGCTTTTGGAACGGGGCTTTCGGTACAGGCAGGGAGCAGGGAGAGCTGTACCGCAGCCAGTGGCTGAGAGTGTTGCAATATACCCCGCAGAGCGTATGGCTTAACAGCTTTAATGAAACCTGGGAACATACGTCAGTAGAACCTGCCTGGATACCACCGGACAGCACTATTGACAATCCATCGCTGATATCGGCATGGACAGACTATTACGGTACCCGCATGGATGATTTCTACTGGGTGATGACAAAACAATACACCCGTTTGTATATGTACGGGCAGCTGTTTGAGAACAGTTACATCCAGGAATACGGCAATCCGGATGTATATAAAGTGACTGCCGCGGGCACGTTTCAATACCAGGGCGCAATGCCGCATCTGGCGCCGGTATTGCTGGTGCCGGCGGGTTTCCGCAGCGCATTCGCTGGCAGTATCATCAATGACAGCCTGCAAACCGTGAGCCTGCTTTTTAACAGCAGCGCTATGAAACAAACCGTTGCCGGCACTGCGGTTATATATCCTAACCCGGTTACGAACGGCCAGCTTTTTATACGGTATAACGGCCGCCCCGGCGCAGAAGCCGTGCTTTACAACCAGCTGGGTATTGCAACCATCCGCAAAAAACTATACGGTCAGGTAACTGAGCTGAATATGCAACAGTTGCCCCCCGGCAGCTATTATCTGTGCCTGTACGAACGGAACCGCAGGCATACTTACAAAGTGCTGGTAGCGGCGTCTCCGGATGGGCGTGCCAGTTATTGA